The following proteins are encoded in a genomic region of Danio rerio strain Tuebingen ecotype United States chromosome 16, GRCz12tu, whole genome shotgun sequence:
- the cd4-2.2 gene encoding CD4-2 molecule, tandem duplicate 2 precursor (The RefSeq protein has 21 substitutions compared to this genomic sequence) — translation MRRSMNMKLVNRIQNLHPNDMSTCKMLFLLILALSVSSGVCDVPHKEAGKEVYLQCGAPPNSDIEWRLNGNLLISIRGKTGLRRKGSGHTADKVNLYGDTLNVPRLEPRDSGVYSCTQSGKQYTLHVVSVFVKPGPVLIQSSDVELHCNIEGDPNTEVEWLRPPNDQVHDAKHQKINLKSVSSSDEGKWTCKVEDLKLSVTLTVVANHQINNVEVSEGDDIELPCFLPRPVSQSVLGGEWKADHLPTVPFPTLKNTADEGLHWDGVNSSVVKYNIERLSTNFNVTLINVQSSFAGKFVCEVEFEHGGKLTAVTNLMVLAETTDKTDLHALCVSPGVCEVLLYQGVGKEVSLQCGASSNSDIEWRLNGNLLISIRGKTGLRRKGSGHTADKVNLYGDTLKVPRLEPRDSGVYSCTQSGKQYTLHVVSVFVKPGPVLIQSSDVELHCNIEGDPNTEVEWLRPPNDQVHDAKHQVIHLKSVTLNDGGKWTCVVNDFKFSVTLTVVGGGPLVLNQIHSV, via the exons gtcgTTTCAACTTGCAAGATGCTGTTTTTACTCATTTTAG CACTGAGTGTTTCATCTGGGGTGTGTGATGTGCTTTATAAAGAAGCCGGTAAAGAGGTTTCTTTGCAGTGTGGAGCATCTCCAAATAGTGATATAGAGTGGAGGTTAAACAACAATCTCTTAATCAGCATTAGAGGCAAATCTGGATTAAGACGCAAGG GTTCTGGCCATTCTGTGGACAAAGTAAATTTATATGGAGACACTCTGAAGATTCCCAGACTGGAGCCAAGAGACTCTGGAGTTTATTCCTGCGCACAGTCAGGGAAACAATACACGCTGCATGTTGTGTCTG TGTTTGTTAAACCAGGCCCAGTGCTGATTCAGTCTAGTGATGTGGAGCTGCACTGCAACATTGAAGGAGACCCAAACACTGAAGTAGAGTGGCTGAGACCCCCTAATGATCAAGTACATGATGCAAAACATCAAAAGATTAACCTGAAATCTGTGACTTCAAGTGATGAAGGCAAGTGGACTTGTAAGGTCGAAGACCTGAAGCTCAGTGTTACACTGACTGTTGTTG CAAACCACCAGATCAATAATGTTGAAGTTTCTGAAGGGGACGACATAGAGCTGCCATGTTTTCTTCCTCGTCCTGTATCTCAGAGTGTTTTGGGGGGGAAATGGAAAGCAGACCACCTTCCCACAGTCCCATTCCCAACCCTGAAGAACACAGCAGACGAAGGCTTACACTGGGATGGCGTAAATTCATCAGAagtcaaatataatattgaacgCCTCAGCACCAACTTCAATGTCACTCTGATAAAT GTGCAGAGCAGCTTTGCAGGGAAGTTTGTGTGTGAAGTGGAGTTTGAGCATGGAGGAAAATTAACTGCTGTGACCAATTTGATGGTTTTGGCCGAAACAACAGATAAAACAGATCTACACG CACTGTGCGTTTCACCTGGGGTGTGTGAGGTGTTGCTGTATCAAGGAGTTGGGAAAGAGGTTTCTTTGCAGTGTGGAGCATCTTCAAATAGTGATATAGAGTGGAGGTTAAACAACATTCTCTTAATCAGCATTAGAGGCAAATCTGGATTAAAACGCAAGG gttCTGGCCATACTGCGGACAAAGTAAATTTATATGGAGACACTCTGAAGGTTCCCAGACTGGAGCCAAGAGACTCTGGAGTTTATTCCTGCACACAGTCAGGGAAACAATACACGCTGCATGTTGTGTCAG TGTTTGTTAAACCAGGCCCAGTGCTGATTCAGTCTAGTGATGTGGAGCTGCACTGCAACATTGAAGGAGACCCAAACACTGAAGTAGAGTGGCTGAGACCCCCTAATGATCAAATACATGATGCAAAACATCAAGTGATTCATTTGAAGTCTGTGACTTTGAATGATGGTGGCAAGTGGACATGTGTGGTCAATGACTTTAAGTTCAGTGTTACGCTGACGGTTGTTGGTGGGGGTCCCCTAGTTTTAAACCAAATTCATTCTGTAtaa